The following coding sequences are from one Gossypium hirsutum isolate 1008001.06 chromosome A12, Gossypium_hirsutum_v2.1, whole genome shotgun sequence window:
- the LOC107933913 gene encoding receptor-like protein 44, with protein sequence MGLLIVLLLTSAALPWASSDPSDEACLTHLSQTLKDPLKNLQNWTKSTFANPCSGFTSYLPGATCNNGRIYKLSLTNLSLQGSISPFLSNCTNLQSLDLSSNSISGTIPQDLQYLVNLAVLNLSSNRLEGEIPPQLTLCAYLNVIDLHDNLLTGQIPQELGLLARLSAFDVSYNKLSGPIPASLGNRSGALPRFNATSFEGNKDLYGYPLAPMKTKGLSALAIVGIGLGSGLASLVLSFTGVCIWLKITEEKMAAEEGKVSQYMPDY encoded by the coding sequence ATGGGTCTGCTAATTGTGTTGCTCCTAACGAGCGCCGCACTTCCATGGGCTTCATCAGATCCGAGCGACGAGGCGTGTTTGACTCACTTGAGCCAAACTTTGAAAGACCCATTGAAGAACCTGCAAAACTGGACCAAATCCACCTTCGCAAACCCTTGTAGCGGCTTCACTTCCTATCTGCCCGGTGCCACTTGTAACAATGGTCGAATCTACAAGCTTTCCCTCACCAACCTCTCCCTTCAAGGCTCCATCTCTCCTTTTCTTTCCAACTGTACCAATCTTCAATCGCTCGACTTATCTTCAAACTCCATCTCCGGTACCATCCCCCAAGATTTACAGTATTTAGTCAACCTGGCAGTGCTCAATCTCTCATCAAACCGTCTCGAAGGAGAGATCCCACCGCAGCTTACCTTGTGCGCTTATCTAAACGTCATTGATCTTCATGACAATTTACTTACCGGTCAGATTCCTCAAGAATTAGGCCTTCTAGCACGTTTGTCGGCATTTGATGTTTCTTACAACAAGCTTTCAGGGCCAATACCAGCTTCTTTAGGGAACAGGAGTGGGGCTTTGCCAAGGTTCAATGCTACTTCTTTTGAAGGAAATAAGGATCTTTATGGGTACCCTTTGGCACCTATGAAAACCAAAGGGTTGTCTGCTTTAGCCATTGTTGGAATCGGATTGGGAAGTGGACTTGCTAGCTTGGTACTAAGTTTTACTGGGGTTTGTATTTGGTTGAAGATTACAGAGGAAAAAATGGCTGCCGAAGAAGGCAAAGTTAGTCAATATATGCCTGATTATTGA